A single Crateriforma conspicua DNA region contains:
- the aroF gene encoding 3-deoxy-7-phosphoheptulonate synthase: MIVVMKSGATEAQVQSTVARVEKMGLKANVIVGTERTVVAVVGDERVLDAPSLEAGDGVAEVMPVVAKYKLASREVRPESSVITVGGFQAGGGHLGVAAGPCSVENEEQIVEVAKAVKTAGATGLRGGAFKPRTSPYSFQGLKEDGLKMLATARDETGLAVFTEVMSPEEVDLVAKYADVLQIGARNMQNYRLLEAVGRCDKAVLLKRGPSATMDEFLLAAEYILDGGNERVMLCERGIRTFEAHTRFTLPLASVPYLHSKSHLPVIIDPSHGTGHTYMVHDMAVAAVAAGADGLIIEVHPDPPNAASDGYQCQDYAQFENTMRRIQKVQKALAD, translated from the coding sequence ATGATCGTCGTAATGAAGTCAGGCGCCACCGAAGCGCAGGTCCAATCCACCGTCGCGAGGGTGGAAAAAATGGGCCTGAAGGCCAACGTCATCGTTGGCACCGAACGAACCGTTGTCGCCGTCGTCGGCGACGAACGTGTGCTGGACGCGCCGTCGCTGGAGGCCGGTGATGGTGTTGCCGAAGTCATGCCGGTGGTGGCCAAATACAAACTGGCCAGCCGCGAAGTCCGACCCGAAAGCAGCGTGATCACCGTCGGTGGTTTTCAGGCCGGTGGCGGGCACTTGGGTGTCGCGGCAGGCCCCTGCAGCGTCGAAAACGAAGAACAGATTGTGGAAGTCGCCAAAGCGGTCAAAACGGCGGGAGCGACCGGACTGCGTGGCGGCGCGTTCAAACCACGGACCAGCCCCTACAGCTTCCAAGGCTTGAAAGAAGACGGGCTGAAGATGCTGGCCACCGCCCGCGATGAAACCGGGTTGGCCGTGTTCACCGAGGTCATGTCGCCGGAGGAAGTCGACTTGGTCGCCAAGTACGCCGACGTGCTGCAGATCGGTGCACGGAACATGCAAAACTATCGGCTTTTGGAAGCCGTCGGTCGATGCGACAAAGCGGTCCTGCTGAAGCGGGGACCGTCGGCCACGATGGACGAATTCTTGCTGGCTGCCGAATACATTTTGGATGGCGGCAACGAACGCGTGATGCTGTGCGAACGAGGCATCCGCACCTTCGAAGCCCACACGCGATTCACCTTGCCCCTGGCCAGCGTTCCCTACCTGCATTCGAAAAGCCATTTGCCGGTGATCATCGATCCCAGCCACGGGACCGGCCACACCTACATGGTTCACGACATGGCGGTCGCCGCGGTCGCCGCCGGTGCCGATGGTTTGATCATCGAAGTCCACCCCGATCCGCCCAATGCCGCCAGCGACGG